Below is a genomic region from Candidatus Obscuribacterales bacterium.
CTGATGCGATTAAGGGTCTGGCATCATGCCGCCTTAGAGCCCCCGCAATAATATTGCTTGCCCTGAATATGCCGCTAATGAACGGTAGAGAAATGCTCAATCGTCTAAAGGCTGATCTACGCACGGAAGATATTCCGGTAATTTTCCTTCTTACAGAAGATGACACGCAAAGCCCTCACAGCTTATGGGTGATGGAAGACTACGAATTTCTAATCAAACCAGCTTCAGAAGCCGAACTTCTCGTGCGCGTGAAGGCAAATTTGAGAACCCGGCGCTTGAAAGAAGAACTACGACGCAAGGACAGTCAACTTAAAGAGTTGACACTTGTAGATTCAGTGACCATGCTCAAGAATGCGCGGTATTTCCAGGAAATGGTCAAATCGCAGATAGTGCAGTCGCAGCGCTACAAATTGCCGCTTACGCTAATTCTTTTGCAAGTTGATCAACAAAAGGACATTCAACGCACCAGAGGTCAAAACGGCACGGACTCCATGGCATCGCAAATTGCCGCACTCTTGTTGCGTCACAAACGCGAGTCCGACATTGCCGTACGTTTAAGCACCAATGAATTTGCGCTTCTCTTACCAAACACCGACAAAGCAGGGGCAGACGGACTGGCCGAACGTATTTTGCAAACTATAGACAAAAGCACATTTACTATAGGCAGCGACTCATACGAATTGAGCATCAGCGCCGGAGTGTCAATTCTTTCCGAAGATGACGACGCAGACGGCAAACAGATTCTTAATCGCGCCCGCACAAACATGGAAATAGCCGGCGAACGCGGCAATAGCTTTATCTCCTCGTAGGGCGCATACTCTCGCGTCGACGAAATCACCCTCGTCCTTGTAGGGGCGCATTGCATGCGCCCGCCGTGTTACCGAGCCCCGCGAAAAATCTCACGCGTTCAAAGCTAATCCGGAATCTTATCGTCCGTCTGCACATTCACCACATTAACACCGCGCCCTTCAAGAAAATCAATTAAGTCATGGCCTTGATTTTCCATCGGCCACAAAGGCACTTCCATATCGGCGTAAGGCGCATGCAGAATGACACTTGCCGAATCAGTAAATGGATAGTACTCGGCATATTTCACATCATCTAAAAGGACCATTTGTTGCGAGCGTTTATGATGCAGCGAATCTTCCACAGAAAGAACTGCTTCCGTGTCTGTTATTTCCAGTTCAAAATTACGAAAACTATCAAAATAAATCTTGCGCGACATCAGATACAACAGACAAGAAAAGGCAGCAGTCGATCCTCCTATCAATACGCTATATAACGGGCTATAAGGAAAAACCCAATAAGCCACAGAAGCCCATAGAGCAACGAAAACCCAGCTTAAGCCCAACATGGCAACCATCGGCCACAATCCAGCCCTCCTAGCGTAGGGTCGTGAGATAAGAGTAATCTTACTAGTCACTGGATAAGCCATTTTGTAAACCCCGGCTCTATCTCCATTCTAGTACCAGCGAGGCAAAATTGGCTATTTGCTAAGGACCGTTAAAACTAGCTCTAATGCAAAGCCAGTCGTCAATCCATTATTATTTGCCCGGTAGATTTGCCTAATGTGAAGAGGCCAATGCTCAATGTCCAGCGTTAATGATGGTTTCCAAAACCCAAATTCCGTAGGCTCCGGCAATTTACCGGCTGAAGCGTTACTGGAAGACGATCTGAGCACTTCAATTACGTTTACAGAGGCGCACAATGACCTGGCTCTGGAACTAGAAGCCGGACTTTTAGAAATTTCGCGCATCGAAAGCGATAACCCGGATCTCGCCAACATCGAATTTTCACCATCCGATGAAAGTCAGGCAAGAACAGCTATTGGGCGGGCCGCAGCAAAACTGACGAGCGAAGATCTACAACTGATCAATAACAATCGCGGTTTACTTGCTCTTCTCAAGAAAAAACGAATCAAAGTCAACGATGTCCTTGAGGCATTGCGCTATGAAGACGAATTAGTCAAACTGCAAGTAGAGCTAGTGCGTTTTCAAAGATGGGTGCAAGAGTCAGGCAGACGTGTAGCAATTCTATTTGAAGGCCGCGATGCAGCCGGTAAAGGTGGAACAATCAGGCGCTTTACCGAACACTTAAACCCACGTTCAATTCGCGTAGTAGCTCTTCCAAAACCAACCCTTGAAGAACAAGGACAGTGGTATTTCCAGAGATACTCAAAACAATTGCCGAACAGAGGCGAAATTGTATTTTTCGACCGCAGTTGGTACAACCGTGCGGTAGTTGAACCTGTAAACGGCTTCTGTACCGAAGGCGAGTACAAGCGTTTCATGCAGCAAGTCCCGGAATACGAGCACATGCTCTATGAAGATGGCATAACGATTATCAAATTCTGGTTCTCTATTTCCAAAGAAGAACAATTAAAGCGCATGGTCTCCCGTCAAACAAATCCATTGAAGCAATGGAAACTGAGCCCGGTTGACCAATCAGCTCAGGAAAAGTGGGATGTCTACACTCACTACAAAGAAGAGATGTTCAGCAAAACTCACACTTCATTTAGTCCATGGATTATCGTCAAAGCCAATAGCAAACGCCTGGCAAGACTGGAAAGCATCCGCTACGTACTCGATCATTTCCCTTATCCCGGCAAAGGCGACACGAATACACCAATTCATCCCGATCCAAACATCATCGGGCGCTTCCATAGAAATATCATCAAGATCGACTAAGTGTCAGCTACCAGCTACTAGCTAAAAGCGATATCGTAAAATTCATGCCATTCCAAAGCCCGTGAGTGATCATCGACGGTACAAGACTGCCTGTCTTTTCAAAAACAATCGCAAGCACTAGTCCAAGTGCAAACAAAGGACCAAGCCCGCCTGGGTCCAGATGCAAAATTGCAAACAAGAAGGCCGAAAACACAGCTGCCCCGACAACACCTATTTTCGAGCGCACGCTCTGGTAGACCAACCCACGGAATAAGGGTTCTTCACACACTGGAGCCAGAACAGACAAAGACAAATAGAAAAGCGCAATTGCCGGCAAGTTGTTGGAGCGCGCCACTTGAAAGAGAATTGATAAGACCGGATTTTGAGATCCATGCGCTCCGAAAAACTTTGTAGAAATTGCAAAGGCTATAAGTACAATCGGCACAGCCGCCATCCAGGCAATAAATCCAAAAAATACGGATGCAGCTATTCCTTTGTCCGTCTTTATCTTCAAGCCGGACAGCAGTGGAATTTTCTTGCGGCGGAAGGCAAACCAATAGATGTAGAACCAAACCGGACCATTGGAAACCAAATATGTAACTGCCAAAAACGCCGACATCATAGTTGCGGGCACACCGGACATTTTGATATCAAGGCTGGCCATTACTGAGCTGACGATCACTTCGTTGGCCATCCAAGCAATCATAACCGTGACAACTGAGCGTACATCACCTATTCCGGCAACCGGCAAAAGTTTTTGCTCGCCTGGACCTTTGGCTGCAATCAAACACATCTGAATAAACAAAATCCCCAAGCCACCAAGAATGATCAGAGGCAGTCCGATTATTATTAGGGCCATTTTGTTGATCCAATCAACAGCTTTCTGCTCAGACAATTGCACGTATTTGTTGTAATTCTCACTGTCGCCTGTGACTTTGTATAAACGCAAAAGCGCGGTATCTCTGTACCAACTTAATGGCATGAGTTTTTCAATTGTCGCTTCATAACTAGGCTCGTACGTTTTAGTTACCGTTTCAAAATAAATCTTGTGGATGATTCCGGCAAATTCAGAAACACGCGGGTCTTCGTTTTTCTGCAAATTAGTAAGCAGCTTTTCAATTTCCGGCTTGTTCTTTTTCAAATCAGCTTCAGCTAACACAAGAGCCAGACGAATCTGCAAATAGGGGCTATTTGGATTTTCCTTTAGCGATGAACGCAAAGTACTCTCGGCTTGAGAAATGAAGTCATCGGTAAAGCTTGTCGGATTATCTCCCATGACAGGTTTCAGTCTACCGAATACTTCAGGCAGATTTGCCTTGATGAAGTCAAAAGCCATATAGCTTCGCAGCATCAAGTTCGCTCCTTCACCAGCAACTACTAATGAAGTGGTATTCACCCTATCACGACGTTCGATAGTTGTATAAGCAGCCTGGGCAATAAAAAGAGTTATGCCGATGAGGACAATTTTCTGCTGCAGGGGTTGCGAATCATCCCGATGGTAATAAACCAGCGCCGTTAACAAGACGACCCCAATTAGGGGCATCACAAGTGGCATCAAATTTTCCAAATTCACCAGAGACCTGTCTTTCGTGCGCTGGTCTAGAACTCGCCCATTTCCCCAAAGCCGGTGAACTCACCGTAGTCACCAAAGCCTTGCAGGTGTCCAAAGGCAGCATTTGTATTGTGCAAGAAGTCGCGGTCGTTATCAGGGAAATAACCTGGATCTGCCTTGGTAGCCTGATCAGGATAATAGCCCCAAGGGAATCCCCGTGCCAACTTCCTCTGGCGCAAAAAGCCGGGTAATTTTACATATCCCAGTCCCAAGACAATGGACAAGGCAAAGATAATCTCTGCTATCCAGATATTGCCCCATTGCATAATTACAGCATCCTAATTAATGACGCTTGGAAAGCTCCAGGCACCCATATATTAGGGCTGCCCGAGAGGCAAGTCAAGAACAGGGGTATGGGAAAACTACTCAGCGTCGGTTAAAAGAGCGACTTTCTGGGCTCCAACGTTGCTCACGGACATACGTGGACCTTGGGTGCGCCTGAAGTTTTCAATATAGCGGCGCATGGCTTCGCGAATCAAATCCGAACGGGTACGGTGTTCAACACCAGCAACAAAATCAATTTGCTCGAGTAATCCTTGGGGAAGAGCTACTAATACTTTTTTCGGCATTGGACACCTTGTTTAAAAAGAAAGGAGGCAAACTTTGAAAACGCCCGTAGTCAATAGACGCGTTCTTTCGCCTTTGCTTTACGGTCATCACGAGGAGTACAATCTACACTCTTCCGGAAACTTTTTAAAGGGCTGAAAAGCCCATAACTGGCTAAACACAAAAAACTCAGATAAAAGGTTTTTTCAAAACAGACTATCGATTTTTTGCACTTACCCTATTGCATTCAGCTTCTCATCAGCATTTCGGAAGATTCAAACAAGGCCATTTTCAATGAGCAATATTCAAGAAGAAAAGACAAAACAAGAAGCGTTAGATGACATTTGCCGACTGACGTCCAATGTAAAAGCAGGTGGATGCGCAGCAAAAATGAGTGCATCTCAACTAGCTGAAATAGTCTTTGGCATTCCAAAACTTGACTGCCCGCAATTGCTTACCGGCATAGACAATTTCGAAGATGCATCCGTCTACAAAATCTCAGATGATCTCGCAATAATTCAGAGTGTCGATTTCTTTCCACCGGTTGTTGATGATCCATATTTGTTCGGCCAAATTGCAGCAGTAAATGCCTTATCCGACATTTACGCGATGGGCGGTAAGCCAATCATGGCTCTTAACATTTTTAGTTTTCCCTCTTGCGATCTACCACTTTCCGCGGCCAAAGAAATTCTTCGCGGCGGAGCAAAAGCAATTAGCGATGCCGGAGCAGTATTGGCCGGCGGACATTCTATACAAGGAAAAGAAGTCTTATATGGATTGTCGGTAACAGGTCTTGTTCACCCCGACAAAATTTTGACTAATAACAAAGCTTTGGCCGGTGATCAAATTATTCTTTGCAAACCAATTGGAACAGGTGTTGCACTTTTAGCTCATAAAGGCGGCCTACTATCTGAACAAGTGCAATCAATCCTTTTCCAAAATCTCACATACTTGAACAATCAAGTTTTAAAGCTTGCACTAAAGTACAACATACATGCAGCCACAGATGTCACAGGATTTGGTTTGGTGGGACACCTGCATGAAATGGCTTTAGCAAGCAGACTAAAGACACAAGTCATTTGCAAAGCTGTTCCTCTATTACCGCAAGTTAAAGACTTTGCCGATCAGGGATTTATTCCGGCAGCGGCTTATGCCAATCGACTGTCTTATGAAAAATACGTGCGGGGTCTTACAGATGATGCAATTGTCGATCTTCTTTTTGATCCGCAAACTGCCGGTGGTTTGATGTTCTCTTGCGATAAAGTTGAGACCGGCAAACTACTATCAGATCTAAAGAATGCCAAGATTGAGGCAGCTGTAATTGGTGAATTTGTCGCCGGTGAAACCAGTGAAAATGGAATCGTGGAGTTAGTTATTTAATATGCAACGCGTTGATCTAAGAAATCTCAGCTGTCCTGAACCTGTGCTTCGCACAAAAAAACTTTTCGACGATCCCAATGTCGAAGCAGCTGAAGTGCTTGTCGATGATGAGGTTTCCGTAAGAAATCTTGAACGACTTTCCAAATACTTGAAAGCATCGGTAAGCTCCAAGAAAACCGACAAAGGATTTCAAGTCACACTTAAAAGAACCCTTGATCCCAAAGTCATTCTGAGCGCGAGCGAAGAATCTCCAGTAAAGGATGGAAATCACGGAGCCAAAAGCACAACTGTTGTTTTTCTTTCAAAAGATACTTTTGGAGAAGGTGATGAGGAATTCAGCCGAACACTTTTAAATTTGTTCTTGCAAACTTTATTTGAAACTGGACAAAGGCCGCAAGCAATTTTGATGGCTAACTCCGGAGTTAAGTTAATGGCGAAAAGTTCTGCCGTTTTGAGAGTCCTTCAAGACTTTCAGAAAGAAGGTGTTGAAGTTGCAGCTTGTGGACTGTGCGTAGATTATTACGGACTAAAGGAAGACATACCAGTGCCGCAAATAACAAACATGTTTGCTATTTGCGAGTATTTAACTTCTGCCGAAAAGGTTCTCAGTCCCTGAGATCAAGATCGTTTTTAAATATTTTGTAGAACACGAATGCGGCGATGCATGTGCCAAGAATAATTAGAACAACCACCGAGTCGCACAGAAAGTGCAACAAGTTAGCCATTGGTTCGCTTAGACGTACCATCTTTAACTAACCACCTTGTTAGCAGGCAGTGCCAAAAGAGCCAGCACTTCGTCCAACACAGGCAGACCATCTATTGCGCCAAGTCGCTCGCAAGCACGCGCACCTACGGCATTGGCAAAGGCGCCAATTCTTTGCCAGTCACTAAGAGTTAACTCCGCCAATTTCTCCGGATTGCTCTTTTGCCCCAAACGCTGATCAATGGCATACATGAGACCGGCCATAAACGCATCACCGGCGCCAACCTCATCAACTGAATAGACTTCATAGCCGGGACAAACAGCTATTCCTTTATCGCTAACCAAAATGCAGCCATTACCGGCAAGAGTGGCAGCCAAGACAGTCGGTCTATAACGTTCAAACAAAACTTGCGCCATTTCTTTTGGAGACTTTAGAGACTCGGCATCCGACCAGAACATAAGTTCCTGCAAATTTACTTTGACGATATGCGCACGAGTAAGACAAGCTGCTGCTAATGCTTTTGCCTTTTCATCTTCGCCTGTGGGAAATCCGGCGTCAAAGGAAATTACCAAACCCATTTGAGCTGCAAGACTCATTGCCTTTTCAATGGCCGAGCGTCTCGGTTCAGCAGTCATTGAAATTCCTGTTGCGTGCAGAAAGCGAGCACCGGCAAGAGCTTCCGGTTTAACATCTTTGGGTTTTAAATCCGAAGCAGCATTGGGATCGGGCCAGTTGTAGAAACTATGACTGCCATGTGTGTCGGTGAACACGTAACATTGGGCAGTTGGATGTTTGTCATCGGCAATGAGAAAATCCAGCAAGACTCCTTCTTTGATGAGGGTTCTTCTTAGAAAATCGCCATGAAAATCAATGCCTATCTTGCCGATAAGCCTGGATGCTCCACCAAGTCTGCTAAATGCAATAGCAACATTGGCAGCATTGCCGCCTAAATGACGACTAAACTGCGTTGCATCCAAACGAGTCTTGCCGGCTTTAACGGACAACCAATCAACGACAATTTCCCCGATGGCTGCAACCGACATTTAGACTTCCTGGTTAGCGCAACATCAAAGCTTGCTTGCCGGCTTCCTCAAGTACCTTTGGATAGAGGTCAAAAGCTGGACGAATAATCGGAAGCAGCGCTAATGCTTTAGGTGTTGGTCCTTTAGAAGTAATCTTGCCGGTGAGAATTGCTACAGGCACGCTTATGCGACCCATCCAAAACTCGTGAGCAACATCACCCTTCATGGACATTTCAATAGTTGGCTTTATGTCACATGGTCCGATGATTATTTTCATGTCCTGACCATCGGAGCAGTCAATTGTCACTGTTCCATCCGGTTCCCGAAAACGAAATTGAGCACTCAATTTAGACTCAATCAGCGGCTTGGCAATTTGCGGGTTAGCCTTAACCCTATGCCACATGTCCGACATCACACTATGTATTTCTTCTGAAGTTGCGAAAACCGGCATCAGTACGCCCTCTCGTATATACGAATAATATCTTCTAGAGAGGCCTCCTTCGGGTTAAACATTATTGCAGGATCTGTCGAAGCAAGCAAAGCAATTTCTTCATAATCTCCGTTAACCGGTGCCGGAACACCCAAGTTCTGCAAGCGATCCGGCAATCCCAAGTCGGAGATTATATTTCTCACGGATGAAATCAAAGCATCTGCCGCTTCAGCATCGCGACTTGAATCTGAGAATCCAAGATATCGTGAAGCATGAGCAAATCTGGAAACAGAGACATCCAAGTTGAATTCCATACCGTGCGGCAGGAAAACTGCATTGGTCATGCCGTGATGAGTTCCGTACTTGGCTCCTGTTGAATGAGCCAGCGCATGAACAATACCGACACCGCTATTAGTAAAAGCTAAGCCGGCCATGGTGCTTGCCACAAGTGTTTGCCCGCGGGCTTCCAAATCCTTACCATCGGCTGTAGCAAGAGGAAGAAACTCGAACAGCAACTTCATGGACTCTAAAGCCAATGCATCAACAAAAGCCGACGGCGCAATTGGAGCTACAAGAGCTTCAATATCGTGCGTCAGCGCATCAAGTCCTGTGGCTGCCGTCAAACGCGGTGGCAATGAGAGCAAAAGAGTCGGATCCAAAATAGCCCTATCAGGAGCTAAAAATGGGCTGCCGAATAAAAGCTTTCTACCTTCATTGCGGTCCATAACCATGGCTACCAAAGAAACTTCCGAGCCTGTGCCTGCGGTTGTCGGAATGGCAATCAAAGGCAAAAGTTTTGTCGGCAGATTATTCAAGCCTTGATAATCAATCAGGTGACCTTCATAGTTGTCGCCCTGATAGGTCAAACAAATATTTGTTGCCTTAGCAGTGTCCATAACAGAACCACCACCAATGGCAATCAATGAATCACAGTCATTTTTCACGCCCAGTTCAACAGCGCTCATGACTGAGTCAACATCGGAGTCTTGGGGGACCGAACTGAAAATTGCCGGATTTTCAAAACCACCTTCAGCAAGCGATTGCAAAATTGGCTCAACAACACCAGCTTTCAGCAAATTGCCGTCGGTGATAATGAGCACTTTGGTTGCTCCCAGCTCTTTTAAAACATCAGCAACGCTTGAAGCAGCGCCTTCGCCGAAAGAAATTCTTGTACCTGAACAAAATTCGAATGCTTGCATTATGAAATCAACCATACTGAGGTGACAACCAGTATATTTACTTTCTCAGATTATTGCGCTACTCCACAAGGACGGAGTGTAATACGGTGACAAATTCTTTATATGGAGTAGCCAAGCACAAAGCATCTTCCCAAAAGCTAACTTGTTTTGGCACAAGCAAATCACCTATTGACATCACCAATTGTACTTCACATATATTTTCTTGCCCCCTCTTGAAATATCGAGTAACATGGACCCATTGTTGACATCTGCAGTGCGGCAGAACCCACATCGTCAAAGGGTTCATACGCATCCGAGC
It encodes:
- a CDS encoding diguanylate cyclase → MSKEQPLILVVDSESESLDHLTALLKQSGYNTITAPDAIKGLASCRLRAPAIILLALNMPLMNGREMLNRLKADLRTEDIPVIFLLTEDDTQSPHSLWVMEDYEFLIKPASEAELLVRVKANLRTRRLKEELRRKDSQLKELTLVDSVTMLKNARYFQEMVKSQIVQSQRYKLPLTLILLQVDQQKDIQRTRGQNGTDSMASQIAALLLRHKRESDIAVRLSTNEFALLLPNTDKAGADGLAERILQTIDKSTFTIGSDSYELSISAGVSILSEDDDADGKQILNRARTNMEIAGERGNSFISS
- the ppk2 gene encoding polyphosphate kinase 2, which translates into the protein MSSVNDGFQNPNSVGSGNLPAEALLEDDLSTSITFTEAHNDLALELEAGLLEISRIESDNPDLANIEFSPSDESQARTAIGRAAAKLTSEDLQLINNNRGLLALLKKKRIKVNDVLEALRYEDELVKLQVELVRFQRWVQESGRRVAILFEGRDAAGKGGTIRRFTEHLNPRSIRVVALPKPTLEEQGQWYFQRYSKQLPNRGEIVFFDRSWYNRAVVEPVNGFCTEGEYKRFMQQVPEYEHMLYEDGITIIKFWFSISKEEQLKRMVSRQTNPLKQWKLSPVDQSAQEKWDVYTHYKEEMFSKTHTSFSPWIIVKANSKRLARLESIRYVLDHFPYPGKGDTNTPIHPDPNIIGRFHRNIIKID
- a CDS encoding CPBP family intramembrane metalloprotease yields the protein MPLVMPLIGVVLLTALVYYHRDDSQPLQQKIVLIGITLFIAQAAYTTIERRDRVNTTSLVVAGEGANLMLRSYMAFDFIKANLPEVFGRLKPVMGDNPTSFTDDFISQAESTLRSSLKENPNSPYLQIRLALVLAEADLKKNKPEIEKLLTNLQKNEDPRVSEFAGIIHKIYFETVTKTYEPSYEATIEKLMPLSWYRDTALLRLYKVTGDSENYNKYVQLSEQKAVDWINKMALIIIGLPLIILGGLGILFIQMCLIAAKGPGEQKLLPVAGIGDVRSVVTVMIAWMANEVIVSSVMASLDIKMSGVPATMMSAFLAVTYLVSNGPVWFYIYWFAFRRKKIPLLSGLKIKTDKGIAASVFFGFIAWMAAVPIVLIAFAISTKFFGAHGSQNPVLSILFQVARSNNLPAIALFYLSLSVLAPVCEEPLFRGLVYQSVRSKIGVVGAAVFSAFLFAILHLDPGGLGPLFALGLVLAIVFEKTGSLVPSMITHGLWNGMNFTISLLASSW
- a CDS encoding ribbon-helix-helix domain-containing protein gives rise to the protein MPKKVLVALPQGLLEQIDFVAGVEHRTRSDLIREAMRRYIENFRRTQGPRMSVSNVGAQKVALLTDAE
- the selD gene encoding selenide, water dikinase SelD, with protein sequence MSNIQEEKTKQEALDDICRLTSNVKAGGCAAKMSASQLAEIVFGIPKLDCPQLLTGIDNFEDASVYKISDDLAIIQSVDFFPPVVDDPYLFGQIAAVNALSDIYAMGGKPIMALNIFSFPSCDLPLSAAKEILRGGAKAISDAGAVLAGGHSIQGKEVLYGLSVTGLVHPDKILTNNKALAGDQIILCKPIGTGVALLAHKGGLLSEQVQSILFQNLTYLNNQVLKLALKYNIHAATDVTGFGLVGHLHEMALASRLKTQVICKAVPLLPQVKDFADQGFIPAAAYANRLSYEKYVRGLTDDAIVDLLFDPQTAGGLMFSCDKVETGKLLSDLKNAKIEAAVIGEFVAGETSENGIVELVI
- the yedF gene encoding sulfurtransferase-like selenium metabolism protein YedF, with protein sequence MQRVDLRNLSCPEPVLRTKKLFDDPNVEAAEVLVDDEVSVRNLERLSKYLKASVSSKKTDKGFQVTLKRTLDPKVILSASEESPVKDGNHGAKSTTVVFLSKDTFGEGDEEFSRTLLNLFLQTLFETGQRPQAILMANSGVKLMAKSSAVLRVLQDFQKEGVEVAACGLCVDYYGLKEDIPVPQITNMFAICEYLTSAEKVLSP
- a CDS encoding carbohydrate kinase, whose amino-acid sequence is MSVAAIGEIVVDWLSVKAGKTRLDATQFSRHLGGNAANVAIAFSRLGGASRLIGKIGIDFHGDFLRRTLIKEGVLLDFLIADDKHPTAQCYVFTDTHGSHSFYNWPDPNAASDLKPKDVKPEALAGARFLHATGISMTAEPRRSAIEKAMSLAAQMGLVISFDAGFPTGEDEKAKALAAACLTRAHIVKVNLQELMFWSDAESLKSPKEMAQVLFERYRPTVLAATLAGNGCILVSDKGIAVCPGYEVYSVDEVGAGDAFMAGLMYAIDQRLGQKSNPEKLAELTLSDWQRIGAFANAVGARACERLGAIDGLPVLDEVLALLALPANKVVS
- a CDS encoding iron-containing alcohol dehydrogenase, whose translation is MQAFEFCSGTRISFGEGAASSVADVLKELGATKVLIITDGNLLKAGVVEPILQSLAEGGFENPAIFSSVPQDSDVDSVMSAVELGVKNDCDSLIAIGGGSVMDTAKATNICLTYQGDNYEGHLIDYQGLNNLPTKLLPLIAIPTTAGTGSEVSLVAMVMDRNEGRKLLFGSPFLAPDRAILDPTLLLSLPPRLTAATGLDALTHDIEALVAPIAPSAFVDALALESMKLLFEFLPLATADGKDLEARGQTLVASTMAGLAFTNSGVGIVHALAHSTGAKYGTHHGMTNAVFLPHGMEFNLDVSVSRFAHASRYLGFSDSSRDAEAADALISSVRNIISDLGLPDRLQNLGVPAPVNGDYEEIALLASTDPAIMFNPKEASLEDIIRIYERAY